The DNA region GAGGGGCATTTCAGCACTTACTTTCCTGTGCACCCTCACATTCGATATAgaactcagaggacagcttgcaggcattctttctctccttctaccatgtgattGAAATCAGGTCATCACCCTGGGTGGCAAGTGCATCTACCAGTTGAGCCCCAATGTTCTGGATTTTAATGGACTGAGCCATCAGGTACCCTTGGGTTTGGACCTCAAAAACTGGGTCTTGTTAGAATCACTGCCTGATTTTCTGCCTGCATTAGGCCAAGCCAGTAGACAGAAAGAATAAGGGAACCCAGTGAAGAGCTGGTTACTTCCAAAAGGAGGGTGGGATATGGAGGTCAGGACTTCTGGGGGAAGAAGTACCTGTATGAAGACTTCTGTGCCCAAACTGAGGAGGCTGATATTCATGATATTCATCTCCATGGCACTACAGGAAAGATCATGATGCACTGTGTTGTCATGTCTtgctcacaacacacacacacacacacacacacacacacacacacacacacacatacacacccacccacccaacaacCCCCCTACCCCAGTGTCCTGGAGAGAGAAGCTTCAAGGAAGGTATCATACCGTGGCCACTGGTTAAGAATAAGTGGCCTTATTCTTTCTGTCTGCTGGGTTGGCTGAACGCAGGCAGAAAATCACTGAGGGTACAAGCCACACCCAGCTGAGTGTCCCAACTATACTAACAGACTTAGTCCTCTAGCCACACTCAGCTTCTTGGCAGgctatattagttatttttctagttGTTATTGGTACAGGAAAGACTAGGAGTAATAAATTGATGTTACAGAGAATTAAGAGGAATTCAGTTGAAGGAGCACTGCCTCTAAAATGACTCAAGGCTAAGTAGTACCCTAACCAGATTGTTAGAAAACTGTAGGAAGGGAAATTTGTATCTCTTAACTAATGTAGGAGCCTGACTACCAGCCATCAAGCCCACCATCTGCATATCAAAGAACATGCTTCTGCCTGTCTACCCAGAGCTTCAAGCTAGGCTGCAAGCTtctagggattctcctgtctccacctttcaCCTCCCCAAAGAAATGATGGGATTATATACAGCAGCTACCAAGTCTGAtctttgcatgggttctgggtgttcaaaaaaaaaaaaaaaaaaggtattcatGCCTCAAGATTTTTTACACATTAAGGCCCCTCCGTAGACTGAGTTCTCAGTTTCTTCTACATGTTGGTAAATGGTGTCAACAAAGCAGAGAGGACTGCTCTGCCACTGCAGCAAAGAATCTGATTGCCTGCTGTGCCAGCCATTCAAGTAGGAAGTGCCACCCTAAGTCAGTTACCTGGAGGTGACAAAAGGGGCAGGGTCTCAGCAGGTACTTCTACATCTGGGTGACTGGGGTTAGCAGCCCCTCGGGCCCCAGGGATTGTTggtagaaaacaagaaacaactctcacctcaaagatgagagatagtttattctggagccaaggTCATGGCCTGGGGACACAGGGTTGAAGTTGCCCCAAATTCCATGCTTGGACATGGAAGAGGGTTTGTGAAATCTTTATAGTAACAGCAGAAAGCCAAATCAAGATACTTTAAACTTATGTTGGTGGAAACATTAGGTCAACAGTAGAGGTAGGCAAAGGGGGAACCTTGTGTTGCTAGGCCTCAGAGGCCATGTGACAGTGTTTTAAGCTTTTGGTTGGTTGGCAAGCTAGCATTCTGTTTGATCATTCCGAGTGGTTCCAAATCTAAAGTCAAGTATGGAAGAGGGCAATAAGTTGCTCTTAAGTTGCCTAACGATGGCCCAAGATAATGTAGCTCTGGACTTTCCAGAACTAACATTTCAAACTCTCAACAAACTTTGAAGTTCCAGTTTATTAGTCTTGCAGTCATTCATGGAAGGCAGAGCTTTGTTATGGGAACTTTTAAAGGTCCTTTATCCTACATAGCCTGGCCTGAGGTGAGTCAGCTTTGTCATATTAACTGGTGAAAGCAGGTCTCTATCAAGAATGTCCTCTGGACCTCAGAGGAGATCCAAGAGTGAAAGGAACTGTGGGGACAAAGGCCTGAAGACCACCCTGGTAGGCACCCGTGAGGGCTAGTTTATATGGCTGCAGAGGCAAGGGTGCAGACACAAAACAGTCTTTAGATAGTATCCTGGGCTCTGGTGCAGACCTGTGATTCAGGTTCTCAGTGCACAGTGTTCTGATCCATGGACAGGGTCGCCCATCACCACATATATCGCAGCATCCTGGTCAAGTTTTGGTATTCTGTtataaccctcctgcttgaccctgcctgcctctcataaccacacctctctgcccacctcctgctatttgccacgcctccaatctggttccagttacattggaagtcctaCCTCctcagagacaaaaagaagtcgctgattgggctggcatgctgacgaacctgtgggaggggtttacctcaccttttctatctgttggcttgttacaaacggggcattaaatggaagatgactgggtgatCACAGCTCCCGTTGTCTAATTTTTGAgatcctcccacgtgggtaagattaatcATGGCTAGCCTAACTTTttctgactccatattccagaataacccttcccTAACGTTGCTGCTGGGCAGCAACATTCTGTAAATGACCTTGCGCTGGACAATGCTCAGTAGCAATGcttgtggaaagaaaaaaaaacaatttggtGAGAACACTTACTGCCTCCATGACAAAATTCATGGGCAAGGGCCAGCCTGCCCTTGGGACTTCCCAATTCAGTATAGCAATCAATATATCACATAGCAATATgacacatgggggtggggaggggtaagAACAGAAGCAGGTCTGAGAGAAACTTCAAGGTTTTGGCTCCCAGAGAAATAGGGAAGGGCAAGCAAAGGAGTGACCTGTGTGTTGTGGGGGTCACCTGGGCTGCTGCAGTGTAGCCAGTGATGATGTGGGGTGATCAGCTAGCCagtttgttattttgttcttcCCCACAGATGACATGACATTAATGGGTAGATGGTGgtaagggaggcagagagaaatcaGTTGGTCAGAATGGGAGTCAGCAGGATGGAGATGAGCACACTGCTTCAGGGCTAAGCGGCTTGACGTCAAGTGCTAAGAAGCAGAGCTCTGCGTGGGGCAAGTTAAGACTACCCTTggtgttatgaaatataaaatataaattgcgGTATAACATGGTAGGAGTAGCACCCGGCAGGGCAGTGCTGAGATGTTCCCCTGAGGaatcacaccatgcaacagaCTTAGTATAAAGATTTATTGAGGAAATGGGAGTGGGAACCTGGAAAGgtgtagagacagagaaaggaggggacagaggaggacagaaagagagcaagagaggccaGCGGGGAACACATGGGaattgagagagagagtggaaaaaggaaaaggagggctGGGTAGTGAGCAGTCCTCTTTATATGACGCTGTGCTGCCACGCACCTGGCTCACACCTGGTGAGGTGGTGACTAGCCTTTGCTGGGTAGCCGTTGGGCAGAATTGCCTGTAAGCCAATATTTGGGTTTCCAGGTGGACATgggacaggagctggagagggatGGTGAACTGCAGACTCAAACCAGGTACTACTAGAATGTACTAATGAGAACACACCTTGGGGAGTGCTGGGTCACTCAGGTTGGCTCCTGACTGCCTCCGCAATGGCTTTCCTGATTGCAGGATCTTACAATCTCCAGTTGTTCCATTCCCTGCCCCTTAGCTGTGTAGGGCTGGATGGGATAAGGGCTAAATTCCTCAGGGGCAACCATGGACCCTCCTCTCTCTGAGGCAAAGAGATGATTGACCTCAGCAACCCCTGCAGCCTTCCTCGATGCTGCAGGTCTAGGAAGTAGCAAGCAAAGCCTGGTACTGTAACTTTAAGAGGGAGAACCCATTACCCTAAGTTCACTACCACTGAGGCCTGCAGAAAGGAAATAAGGCTAGGTTGTGGGAAGCTGTCATAGTGCCTCTAACTGCTGACAATGTGAACACCTTCAGCCATGAGAACAAGGAACGCACAGGCAACAAATATGGACTGGACACAGACCGTGGTCCTATTCTCAACATCGCTGACCCTCTGTGTCTCTGCAGGTGAGTGGAGAGGCCAGAGAAGTGCAGAGACATGGGGGTGGCAGTGTGGACACACAGCCACTGACCTTCCTGTCTTCATTGCTCAGTGAGCCCTGAGATGTGGGTGCAAGTCCAGATGGAGGCCACCAACCTCTCTATCCTTCTCAGTTCACTGTGGGATCTTAGGATGTAACTTCATCTCCCTGGTAACAGTGAGCTGGAAAGGATTTGTTGATGCTGGAGGGACTTAACTAGCTGTGTTGCACCCAGAACTTGGCACCCAGCAGTGGGCTCCTGCCAGCCAGGCCTACTGGGAAACCCTAAAGAGCATCTCTGTCACTCTGACCCTGGAGCCATCCAAAGCAAGACGCTCCCTAGCCAACACCACATTCTGCTGTGAGTTTGTTACCTTCCCTCATGGTTCCAGGGTTTCCTGTAGAGGCCTGCATAGCTCAGATCCATGTgtctggggagaggagggagacagggaggatcTTAACAATCGCTGCTCAAATGACACTATTCTCTGTGACTAGGACTTTCTGCTCCGACTCCAGCCCCCATTCTTCAAACAGACCTGGTGGGGATTTTGGGAACCTCAGGGTTTTTCCTGTTTGGTTTCACCTTTATGCTATGTCTCCGGTGGCAGCAGAGGCACTGGTGAGATTGGATCCAGTGATATCCTCACACCACTTGGTTAGGTGCCTTCTGCCCCTAACTCTGCCTCTTTTGCCTCACAGGTGTTTGAGTAAATCTCAGCCGTCCCTCACCAGCACCCAGGCACAAATGGAGACTCAGATAAGGCTTGAAGGATGGTGTCTGGAGCAGGACACCCGGGATCCACAGCTGGACAGGGACTTGGGGTCTCACCTGACTCTCCTTCATCCCCTATCCTGGCCACTGGGGTGGGTCCACCACCCCAGtcccttccccaaccccctgCCATCCTGTTTAGTTGTATGAGGCTGTAGTGTGTTCTGACCAACACATGCCCCAGTGCATATCACTCCCCACTAGTGACCCACACCAACCCCCCATGCCTGTCTCCTCAGCCTCCCCACTTGGCTTCTACACACAGCTTCATCTCTTTTGAGAATGGACTGTACGCTCTGGCTTGAGTGAAACTTTCCTACATGCTTCCCAACTTCCAAGGGTACTATGTCTGGAGCATAGTACCCTGGGAAAAATGCTTAGAAGTTCAATGAAAGGCACCCTTGGTCCACTAAAGGCCCTGGGGACCTCGATCTACTGGTGTCTTCATCCTGGGCACCAGGCTTCTTCATGAATCTTGCTCTATTCTTAGGCCTCTGATAAGTGTCATCAAACCCTGCTAGCTAGGATGTGGTTAGTGAGTGTGCTTGTATGGACACAGGTGTGAGTGGAAGAGTATGACAAAGGTTCAGTTACATCCTGTTTTGCACACATTTCCAGCCACCCAGACGATGCCTTTAATAATGTAATTAAAGTGGTCCTTCTGTTTGGGACTTTAGCCTTGGCTTCCTTAGGAATGTTAAAGGCAGATTCAGTCCCCTGGAAGAAAGGAACCAGGTTAGAGTCAAAAGAGACTGGGACTGAGACCCAGGCTGGTGTGGAATGTCCTGAACCTGTGGATCCTGCTGAGGGGCATAAGAAGCTCCAACACTCCTGGGTCTTCCACCCCTGTTATCTGACCTGACCTCCCCATGATGGACTTTCTGTGTAGCTGGGGTGGAGCCCTGGAACCCTCTTCCACTGAGTTGAtgttcagaagcagagagaggagaggggatggggagggccTCTTCTACTTCCCATACTTGCTCCTTTGGCTCTCCTTTTATGATTAGGGAACTGGACTCCCCACTGGCCATTCAGAGGCATGTTGTAGAATGTTTTCCCTCTTGGCCTCAAGCTTCCAGAATAACAACTCtgaaacttaaatatatttacaaatgcctAGGCCAAAGCTTGGGCCTGTCTTTCGATTATCTCATAATTCAATAACCTATTTGTCCTATTCTTTGTAATTTAAGACcttgtcgagccttagcttattGGAGATCCCCtaagtgaatcacatggagcctgatcgatgcaaaaagctagaggatttttaatgttccagtgcactggggccatcccaggccctaaggagaggtggtgacctggcacagcttgttcagtgagcttttatacaattttcagggcagcagccattagatacaatgtgattggcaaaacagtgtgacttttaaactgattggtcttcagggaatgaggtggtaaggacttcccttgtctgaaggtgggcaaaggtccaccctgtggaatgtgtccccacacAGGGtgaggttggttctcaccctgtgttctgaggaatgttaattagcctctcccttccagagagttccactaccttcccaatGTTCCTGAGCTTATATTATTAAGCATgatggaaattcctggcctcccggtgtttttctgagatatccCTGTTTACTCGGTTCTCACAGTAAACCACATGGCTGGCTACCTCAGCTCAGGTTCTATACATCTGTCCTCCTTAGCGTCCCCAGGGTGAATCCTCCAATGATTGACTCTATCTCAGAATTCCTCTCTGTACTGGAACTTCCACCTCCCTATTTCCCACCTAAGCTGATAGGCTAACAACATTTTTATAcacaggtgatgcttccatacagtacaagagattctctctgcaGAGTCAGGCAGAGAGATCTTGCAGACACGGGGGTTGGATATAGGCTCATCCACCTgaaattgttctggctaggagcTGCTGCGTTCCTTTGCAGGAGACAAGCACCCCGGGCTCCTGCATGATCCGTAGAGGAGACGAAATGAGTGAGAGCCTTGTGAGCTGTAAGGACCCTGTGTGTGGATTCCTGGGTCACTCTAGTATGGCAAACACATAGCTTGAGTCCATGAAAGGCTCCACTTGCTTGTGGGGTATACAAGGAAGCCTTAGGAGCATGAAGACTGCCAGCAGGGAGACTGAACTGTTGCTTGGCCTGTTCAGGCTTCAATACCCTTGAACCAAGCCTGAAAGACAGAGAAGCTGGGGAACGTGTACAGGGCAGAGAATCAGGAAGTCTCTTACGGGAAAAACTGAACATCAGCATAAGAGGCTTCCACACGCACCCGTGGAAACCCTGTTAGTGGTCTTGTCCCTACCAGGTGACAACTAACCCAGCTGCTGAGAGGCCAGATGCTCCCCAGAGGGCCATAGCTCAGAAGCCCATTGGCAAAGGGATAGCCTCAAAGCATCTGTGAGTTGGGGCAGGGTGACCCAGAATTCACAGCCCTTCCCTCTGCTGGGATGGGAAACTGGACCATGCACAGCTACTATCCAGAAGCTGCTGCTGGTTGTTTCTTTCCCATCTACTCACCTCTGGGAAGACCAGCAACTATCCCCCCAAGAATCCTCCACAGACTCCTGCCTCCAATCACTCTAAGCTTGACTTTCTTGGTATAGTCTGTGCCACTCTCAATCTCATTCCCTTGACAAGTCTGCTTGTGGTGTCTCTAGTCTCTCTCACCTTCCCTATGTCCCCTGCAACTTGCATCTAATGCTGGGTGTCTGTACCCCAGCATAGCCTCCCTGGCAGTCTAGATTCATAACTGCCACATCCTGAGAAGCCTGTACCACATTCTGAATTGGCCCAAGATCTTTTCTTCTTCAGTCCAACCCCACCCCAATCAGTGATGAGCTTATGGAAGATGTGAGACTGAGGGGTTGTGTGACCTCAAATAAATGGCTAGCCTTTAGACCTCAAATCATTGCCTACTGCATTATCCTCAGGGTCTTAACTCCAGCTTCGTGGGGCCACCATGCATAGGAAGTATCCAGAAGACtgacaacaatgacaacaagCTATGGAATATGAAAACCAAATCAGGTCAGAGAGCTTGGCCAGCAGGACCAGGGAGAAGGCACTTGCCAGGATGATGTGGTGTGGGAGGGGACTGATTGGAACAGTGgggccttcctcctcctttctattGCATGAGATTTTCCAAAGCCCCATGGAGAAGTCACTTTTAACCATATCCCCAAAAGCACAAGACATTATGTCTGTTAGTAAAGTTATGGTGAAGAGGGACAAGGGTTTCCAAACTGAGATTCCAGCCAACCTCTGCAGAACAGGGGTCAGTGGCAGACAGGATTCTGTAGAGTGGTCTTAAACAGATTGAgcatctctaaaataaaataacttgctCACAAGACAGTGATGGCTGGAAAGAGTCCAGGGTCTTAGAGCTGCCACAACCACCATTAGAAGAGTGAAGGAGACAAACGTGGAACATGTGAAGGACAAGATAAGGCAGAAGGTcaaagtgggagaggggaggaccaGCCAGCTATGGTATGCCTGTTGGTGATGGTGCCTTGCTCTTCATATCCGCCCTCAGGGTGTCCAAGCACTGATGCatactgggctggaaagatgaagcAGAGTCCAGAATGGGTGGGGTCTGCAGGATCCTGGTCTTTTCTGGCTGGGAGTGAGTGCCAGGGGGTAGAAGGCCTTCTCTGAGGATTGTAGTGTTACAGTACATTGAGAAGACAGTactcaatgaaacagctctcttagatCCTACACTCTTCAGTGAAACAGCTGGTATGCATATACTTTATTTGGGATGGACAATGGCTGTATATGAatcttggagagtgggaaggagttttcaggtTGAATGTAAAATCATTGGCCAGAGATTAATCCCAGGTTCTTGTTTATTTGGAAAGAAGTTGACCTTGTAGGTTGGCCAAGTTGAACTTATAGGTTTGCAACTTTCCCCAGGTAGAGGATGTGGGGGTCAGGCTCCTCAGACAAAGTCAGAGAAAAGAGAGTCCCCTATTTCACCGAGCTCAGATGAGAGAGCTATCTGGACTCggtagactttgaccttaagTAGCAAGgtttcccaacatctccccctgttttatttataatggaGAGATGTCATAGTAGCCCTCAGCCTCTGTGTTTGGAACAGTTTGGTACTGAGCTAGAACCCAATTGTCAatgatttttgtaattatttttatctgCTGTTTTGAAAATTGGATGAAGTAGAGTGCCAGGAGGAGAGCTCTGATGGCCAGTACAGGGCCAAGGAGGGGAAGAAGCCAAGCCACATGGGAGTTTGAGTATCATGAGATTGGGGTGTTAGACACATAGCATGCTTGGAGATTCCCAGTAGAGATGAGCATTTGTATGTCTTGGTCCACCAGACAGATTCGTtaacatagaaacagcattcctTTCCCACCCAATGCAGGTCCCTCACTGTTTGGCAGTCATCAAGTCCATAGCAACTCCCTCTAGGaagtttttctgttgttgaaggTTGAAGGGACTCAAGACTGTCTGTAGTGGAAGCCATTGCCTGGTCAAGCTTGTCCTGGAAGTCTGGCCAAATGGCATGTTTGGGCTGTTTCAGCTGCTCCTGTGGCACCCAGTGAGACTGTGAGACCCAGTCTGAATAACAGGAGGAtgaaaatctcttttcttttggtcTCCTCCCAACTGCAAAGCAAGCTCTTTAGGCTCCTAGACATAAGCTTGTGGAACAGTCATTATGGGGGTGCAGAAGCCTTGGAAAGGGGGTTTAATGCAGTAGCCAGTAATGTTATTGCACCAGAGAAGAGTGGGGCATGGAGGAGTTGGCAAAAGATCCATATATGAGGATTCTGTGGAGATGGAAGAACTTCCACGGGGAATTTATCTCCAACCATCCTACCATACGTGACTATTTCAAGAAGCCAGTCACCTGAACTGGGCACAGGGTCAGACATCTGTCTTCCTTGGAATCTTGAACTTGCAGGTGAAGGACCAGATTGTGTGCTTCTGTCAAGTTCATCTGAACACATAGAGAGAAGGCATGAAGGAATGGCAGTCATTCGAGGGGACAAAATTTATCGTCTATAGTGACCCTCATCAGCTCAGGCTTTGATGCCTGAGCTTCTGGATTTCTTGTCCCCTAGAAGGCACCTAAGGCTCCATTCTCTGACCCTGTTTCAGgttcctctcccttgcctctgcctttccccaGGCCTCTGACcttatcttttttcttccctaTACTCATCCCCAAATCTCAGCTGCTTCCTCTGACCTTGTCCCACACTCTGCCCTCAGTCCCAACTGCAATGCACTTCCaagttcttcctcttcttgttccAAACTGGCTCTATTACCCTGTTCATAATGACAGCATTACTCAGACCTTCTTTTCATAGTATTGGTGGCTGacatattttcttggtttttgtttgtttgttttgttttgtcttttattcactaagttatttatttactttacatccagttcacagcttcccctccctcctctcttccaagtccctccctctcctgttcccttcccccatccatcccttctccctttctcccctgaaAAGAGGAGGCCTCCCATAGACATCAGCCAACCCCAGCATATCAAGCTGCAGCAACACTAGgtacatcttcttccactgaggctagacaaggcagcccagttagggcaAAGAAATCCACAGGTAAGCAATGTAGTCAGAGATAGCCCTGGCTCTTGCTTTCAGAATCCCACAGGAAGACTCAGCAGAacaactgctacatatgtgtagagggcctaggtctgtcTCATTCATGCTCTCTACATatgtgtagagggcctaggtctgtcTCATTCATGCTCTCTACATatgtgtagagggcctaggtctgtctcattcatgctctctggttggcagttcagtctccacgagcccccatgggcccaggttagttgacactatagattttcttgtggtgtccttgatgcctctggctccctcaatccttcctccccctcttccacaggattatCCAAGTTCCACTCAATGTTTGGATGTGGGTCCCTGTATCAGCTTCCAAGAATTGCTGGGTGAAGCCACTCTGATGAGATTTATGCAAGGCTCCttgtcatgtttgtctttctgctcattcactcactctgtcacacaggatgatcttttctagttctatcaacttgcctgcaaatttcatgatgtcattgtttttttttgttattcattcaacaaatatttattgataccATGAACATGCTAAAACCTTAAATGCTAATAGAATATACatgtcatgttcttttttttatttacatgtacatttctccattcccagtttcccctccaaaaaacaaagaaacaaacaaaNNNNNNNNNNNNNNNNNNNNNNNNNNNNNNNNNNNNNNNNNNNNNNNNNNNNNNNNNNNNNNNNNNNNNNNNNNNNNNNNNNNNNNNNNNNNNNNNNNNNNNNNNNNNNNNNNNNNNNNNNNNNNNNNNNNNNNNNNNNNNNNNNNNNNNNNNNNNNNNNNNNNNNNNNNNNNNNNNNNNNNNNNNNNNNNNNNNNNNNNNNNNNNNNNNNNNNNNNNNNNNNNNNNNNNNNNNNNNNNNNNNNNNNNNNNNNNNNNNNNNNNNNNNNNNNNNNNNNNNNNNNNNNNNNNNNNNNNNNNNNNNNNNNNNNNNNNNNNNNNNNNNNNNNNNNNNNNNNNNNNNNNNNNNNNNNNNNNNNNNNNNNNNNNNNNNNNNNNNNNNNNNNNNNNNNNNNNNNNNNNNNNNNNNNNNNNNNNNNNNNNNNNNNNNNNNNNNNNNNNNNNNNNNNNNNNNNNNNNNNNNNNNNNNNNNNNNNNNNNNNNNNNNNNNNNNNNNNNNNNNNNNNNNNNNNNNNNNNNNNNNNNNNNNNNNNNNNNNNNNNNNNNNNNNNNNNNNNNNNNNNNNNNNNNNNNNNNNNNNNNNNNNNNNNNNNNNNNNNNNNNNNNNNNNNNNNNNNNNNNNNNNNNNNNNNNNNNNNNNNNNNNNNNNNNNNNNNNNNNNNNNNNNNNNNNNNNNNNNNNNNNNNNNNNNNNNNNNNNNNNNNNNNNNNNNNNNNNNNNNNNNNNNNNNNNNNNNNNNNNNNNNNNNNNNNNNNNNNNNNNNNNNNNNNNNNNNNNNNNNNNNNNNNNNNNNNNNNNNNNNNNNNNNNNNNNNNNNNNNNNNNNNNNNNNNNNNNNNNNNNNNNNNNNNNNNNNNNNNNNNNNNNNNNNNNNNNNNNNNNNNNNNNNNNNNNNNNNNNNNNNNNNNNNNNNNNNNNNNNNNNNNNNNNNNNNNNNNNNNNNNNNNNNNNNNNNNNNNNNNNNNNNNNNNNNNNNNNNNNNNNNNNNNNNNNNNNNNNNNNNNNNNNNNNNNNNNNNNNNNNNNNNNNNNNNNNNNNNNNNNNNNNNNNNNNNNNNNNNNNNNNNNNNNNNNNNNNNNNNNNNNNNNNNNNNNNNNNNNNNNNNNNNNNNNNNNNNNNNNNNNNNNNNNNNNNNNNNNNNNNNNNNNNNNNNNNNNNNNNNNNNNNNNNNNNNNNNNNNNNNNNNNNNNNNNNNNNNNNNNNNNNNNNNNNNNNNNNNNNNNNNNNNNNNNNNNNNNNNNNNNNNNNNNNNNNNNNNNNNNNNNNNNNNNNNNNNNNNNNNNNNNNNNNNNNNNNNNNNNNNNNNNNNNNNNNNNNNNNNNNNNNNNNNNNNNNNNNNNNNNNNNNNNNNNNNNNNNNNNNNNNNNNNNNNNNNNNNNNNNNNNNNNNNNNNNNNNNNNNNNNNNNNNNNNNNNNNNNNNNNNNNNNNNNNNNNNNNNNNNNNNNNNNNNNNNNNNNNNNNNNNNNNNNNNNNNNNNNNNNNNNNNNNNNNNNNNNNNNNNNNNNNNNNNNNNNNNNNNNNNNNNNNNNNNNNNNNNNNNNNNNNNNNNNNNNNNNNNNNNNNNNNNNNNNNNNNNNNNNNNNNNNNNNNNNNNNNNNNNNNNNNNNNNNNNNNNNNNNNNNNNNNNNNNNNNNNNNNNNNNNNNNNNNNNNNNNNNNNNNNNNNNNNNNNNNNNNNNNNNNNNNNNNNNNNNNNNNNNNNNNNNNNNNNNNNNNNNNNNNNNNNNNNNNNNNNNNNNNNNNNNNNNNNNNNNNNNNNNNNNNNNNNNNNNNNNNNNNNNNNNNNNNNNNNNNNNNNNNNNNNNNNNNNNNNNNNNNNNNNNNNNNNNNNNNNNNNNNNNNNNNNNNNNNNNNNNNNNNNNNNNNNNNNNNNNNNNNNNNNNNNNNNNNNNNNNNNNNNNNNNNNNNNNNNNNNNNNNNNNNNNNNNNNNNNNNNNNNNNNNNNNNNNNNNNNNNNNNNNNNNNNNNNNNNNNNNNNNNNNNNNNNNNNNNNNNNNNNNNNNNNNNNNNNNNNNNNNNNNNNNNNNNNNNNNNNNNNNNNNNNNNNNNNNNNNNNNNNNNNNNNNNNNNNNNNNNNNNNNNNNNNNNNNNNNNNNNNNNNNNNNNNNNNNNNNNNNNNNNNNNNNNNNNNNNNNNNNNNNNNNNNNNNNNNNNNNNNNNNNNNNNNNNNNNNNNNNNNNNNNNNNNNNNNNNNNNNNNNNNNNNNNNNNNNNNNNNNNNNNNNNNNNNNNNNNNNNNNNNNNNNNNNNNNNNNNNNNNNNNNNNNNNNNNNNNNNNNNNNNNNNNNNNNNNNNNNNNNNNNNNNNNNNNNNNNNNNNNNNNNNNNNNNNNNNNNNNNNNNNNNNNNNNNNNNNNNNNNNNNNNN from Mastomys coucha isolate ucsf_1 unplaced genomic scaffold, UCSF_Mcou_1 pScaffold22, whole genome shotgun sequence includes:
- the Pvrig gene encoding LOW QUALITY PROTEIN: transmembrane protein PVRIG (The sequence of the model RefSeq protein was modified relative to this genomic sequence to represent the inferred CDS: deleted 1 base in 1 codon; substituted 2 bases at 2 genomic stop codons) yields the protein MDWTQTVVLFSTSLTLCVSAGDPEMWVQVQMEATNSLSFSVHCGILGCNFISLVTVSWKGFVDAGGTXLAVLHPELGTQQWAPASQAYWETLKSISVTLTLEPSKARRSLANTTFCCEFVTFPHGSRVSCRGLHSSDPXLSAPTPAPILQTDLVGILGTSGFFLFGFTFMLCLRWQQRHWCLSKSQPSLTSTQAQMETQIRLEGWCLEQDTRDPQLDRDLGSHLTLLHPLSWPLGSCCVPLQETSTPGSCMIRRGDEMSESLVSCFNTLEPSLKDREAGERVQGRESGSLLREKLNISIRGFHTHPWKPC